The Gemmata palustris genome includes a region encoding these proteins:
- a CDS encoding M20/M25/M40 family metallo-hydrolase → MQAALDWLNKNHEDIVQGLAELVAIQSISTDGEHNPEIDRTAKLTCDQMRQAGLHNVDILRVGQSLPYAYGEWLEAPGKPTVFLYAHHDVQPVNFVEQWLSDPWKLTRRDGRLYARGSADDKAAISAQLAAIAAYRKTGNTLPVNIKMLVEGEEEVGSKNLLKFFETHRDRLKSDVIVVCDTENIEVGIPSITYSLRGIVAVRVDVTTAKIPVHSGMGGGTLPDAAIALNAILGRLYWDNGPLPIPGYYDEVRPLTDKERAAFNKLPADAEKVRQSIGMVPGARLSTEKGYSDYAQTWRRPAITVIAQEASSIKGASNQVLPKASAIVSCRIVPDQTPENVLEKLTAFLTANPPWGCEVAVTPAGPPVKWWMTDPNGPAFEAALSAMRTGFDRDPVAIGGGGSIGFVGPLSELFGGAPALLMGIEDPASNAHAPNESLHEGDFKKLMASLVGLFANLGKLTPSSVK, encoded by the coding sequence CTGAACAAGAATCACGAAGACATCGTTCAGGGGTTGGCCGAACTGGTCGCGATCCAGAGCATCAGTACCGACGGTGAACACAACCCCGAAATCGATCGCACCGCGAAGCTCACCTGCGATCAGATGCGGCAGGCCGGGCTGCACAACGTCGACATCCTGCGCGTCGGCCAGTCGCTGCCGTATGCCTACGGCGAGTGGCTCGAGGCCCCCGGTAAGCCGACAGTGTTCCTCTACGCGCACCACGACGTTCAGCCGGTGAACTTCGTCGAGCAGTGGCTCAGCGACCCGTGGAAACTCACCCGGCGCGACGGCCGACTCTATGCTCGCGGGTCCGCCGACGATAAAGCCGCGATCTCGGCCCAACTCGCTGCGATCGCGGCGTACCGAAAGACCGGCAACACGCTCCCCGTGAACATCAAGATGCTCGTGGAGGGCGAAGAAGAGGTCGGCTCGAAGAACCTCCTGAAGTTCTTTGAAACGCACCGAGACAGGCTCAAGTCCGATGTGATCGTCGTGTGCGACACGGAGAACATCGAAGTCGGGATTCCGAGCATTACCTACTCACTGCGTGGGATCGTCGCCGTGCGGGTTGACGTGACCACGGCGAAGATCCCGGTCCATAGCGGAATGGGCGGCGGAACGCTGCCGGATGCGGCCATCGCACTGAACGCGATCCTCGGCCGACTGTATTGGGACAACGGGCCGCTCCCGATCCCGGGCTATTACGACGAGGTGCGCCCGCTCACCGATAAGGAGCGCGCCGCGTTCAACAAACTGCCGGCCGACGCCGAGAAGGTCCGGCAGTCGATCGGCATGGTTCCCGGCGCACGATTATCGACGGAGAAAGGGTACAGCGACTACGCCCAGACGTGGCGCCGACCGGCCATCACGGTGATCGCGCAGGAAGCGAGCTCGATCAAGGGTGCATCGAACCAGGTGCTGCCGAAGGCGTCGGCGATCGTGAGTTGCCGAATCGTGCCGGACCAGACCCCGGAAAACGTCCTGGAGAAGCTCACGGCGTTCCTCACCGCGAACCCGCCGTGGGGCTGCGAGGTGGCTGTAACTCCGGCCGGCCCGCCGGTGAAGTGGTGGATGACCGACCCGAACGGCCCCGCGTTCGAGGCCGCCCTTTCCGCGATGCGCACAGGCTTCGACCGCGACCCGGTCGCGATCGGCGGCGGAGGAAGCATCGGGTTCGTCGGCCCGCTCTCGGAACTGTTCGGCGGCGCCCCCGCGCTGCTCATGGGCATCGAAGACCCGGCGAGTAACGCGCACGCCCCCAACGAGAGCCTGCACGAAGGCGACTTCAAGAAGCTCATGGCCTCGCTCGTCGGGCTGTTCGCCAACTTGGGGAAACTCACACCCAGTAGCGTGAAGTGA
- a CDS encoding sialate O-acetylesterase, with amino-acid sequence MRTLLVLSLLLTSLSPLTAADPPKPVKVFVLAGQSNMEGKAKIALVDYQAQQPATRDLFKHWQKDGQWIERDDVWIKFLERKGKLTVGYGSPKCIGPELEFGAVVGDRLTEPVLLIKTAWGGRSLYRDFRSPSAGLPPDAALDKMLADLRKQKGKENATLADVKKPFGDSYRAMLDEVGDTLANLKKHFPAYGDQGYEIAGLVWFQGWNDMISADATAEYAANLTHFIRDVRKDLKAPKLPFVVGQMGVEGSKPSANIKKFKDAQAAVMDVPEFRGNVALVKTDAFWDTDAEAIFKKGWRENADEWNKVGSDYPYHYLGSAKTMCKIGRAFGDAVLELRGEKK; translated from the coding sequence GTGCGAACGCTGCTCGTTCTGTCGCTTCTCTTGACGTCCCTTTCACCACTCACGGCCGCGGATCCACCGAAACCGGTGAAAGTGTTCGTCCTCGCCGGGCAGTCGAACATGGAGGGCAAGGCGAAGATAGCGCTGGTCGACTACCAGGCCCAACAGCCGGCCACGCGCGACCTCTTCAAACACTGGCAGAAGGACGGTCAGTGGATCGAGCGCGACGACGTGTGGATCAAGTTTCTCGAGCGTAAGGGCAAACTCACAGTCGGGTACGGGTCGCCGAAGTGCATCGGGCCGGAACTCGAATTCGGCGCGGTGGTCGGCGACCGGCTCACCGAACCCGTGCTGCTCATCAAGACCGCGTGGGGCGGGCGCAGCCTGTACCGCGACTTCCGCTCGCCCTCCGCGGGCCTCCCCCCAGATGCGGCCCTCGACAAAATGCTCGCCGACCTCCGAAAGCAGAAGGGCAAGGAGAACGCGACACTCGCCGACGTGAAGAAACCGTTCGGGGACTCGTACCGGGCGATGCTCGACGAAGTTGGGGACACGCTCGCGAACCTGAAAAAGCACTTCCCGGCCTACGGGGACCAGGGATACGAAATCGCCGGGCTCGTGTGGTTCCAGGGTTGGAACGATATGATTAGCGCCGATGCGACCGCCGAGTACGCCGCCAATCTCACGCACTTCATCCGCGACGTGCGGAAAGACCTGAAGGCGCCGAAGCTCCCGTTCGTGGTCGGGCAAATGGGCGTGGAAGGATCGAAGCCGAGCGCGAACATCAAGAAATTCAAGGACGCTCAGGCGGCCGTGATGGACGTACCCGAGTTCCGCGGGAACGTCGCACTGGTGAAGACGGATGCGTTCTGGGACACCGACGCGGAGGCGATCTTCAAGAAGGGCTGGCGTGAGAACGCCGACGAGTGGAACAAGGTGGGCAGCGACTATCCGTACCACTACCTCGGCAGCGCGAAGACGATGTGCAAAATCGGCCGCGCGTTCGGCGACGCGGTACTCGAACTGCGCGGCGAAAAGAAGTGA
- a CDS encoding MlaD family protein — MAERALRLRLGLFMGASLIALAGLVVLFGGTPRLFSTDAKYSVLFPEAPGIGPGTPIRKSGVRIGQVTALDLDPVSGQVRVRIAVERKYLPRTSEEAHITRGLLSGDTAIDFLPKLGPDNQPVPRGDEWPPESDILGAPPITPRSFVGPATNALATAQQSLDKITRAFEKMEKIGDLSPKMELAVDEATGLFKDVRAFIPELKKTNAKLQNLLGADGPAPPRAGAPAAGADLPVGFVVAAQPAGPEEPNIKALIRDAQEALRTIKPAVDDFRATMKRLEPEVAAAVKGARQAFDGVNDVLSPENRKQFAEVLKNLNSVAVTVVKFAGSLGAILDTAEKTIKNIDGRVTEVGQIVADVRAVTRPLAARSESLVKNVTDAADQLSKMIAEIRGIVTAFGKENGTIQKLITEPGVYQNLDAAAGSLARILARSEKVTRDLEVFADKVARRPELIGIGGALRPSAGLKDLPGVPSFRPDWPPASSARPFSGPSWLEPAPGGKPPPVQGYPP, encoded by the coding sequence ATGGCGGAGCGGGCGCTACGGCTACGCTTGGGGCTGTTCATGGGCGCGTCGCTGATCGCGCTCGCGGGCCTCGTCGTACTGTTCGGCGGCACGCCGCGGCTGTTCTCGACCGACGCCAAATACTCCGTTCTGTTTCCCGAAGCGCCGGGGATCGGGCCGGGAACACCCATCCGCAAATCGGGCGTGCGCATCGGCCAGGTGACGGCACTCGACCTCGACCCGGTGAGCGGGCAGGTCCGGGTGCGGATCGCCGTCGAGCGCAAGTACCTCCCGCGCACCTCGGAAGAAGCCCACATCACGCGCGGGCTGCTCAGCGGGGACACGGCGATCGACTTTCTGCCCAAACTCGGGCCGGACAATCAGCCGGTCCCGCGCGGCGACGAATGGCCCCCCGAGAGCGATATTCTCGGCGCCCCGCCCATCACGCCCCGGAGCTTCGTCGGGCCGGCCACCAACGCGCTGGCCACCGCGCAACAGTCGCTCGACAAAATCACCAGAGCTTTCGAGAAGATGGAGAAGATCGGCGACCTGAGCCCGAAAATGGAACTGGCGGTGGACGAAGCGACCGGGCTGTTCAAGGACGTCCGCGCGTTCATTCCCGAACTCAAGAAGACCAACGCGAAGCTCCAGAACCTTCTGGGTGCGGACGGACCCGCGCCTCCACGAGCCGGTGCGCCGGCCGCGGGCGCCGACCTGCCTGTCGGCTTCGTTGTCGCAGCGCAACCGGCCGGCCCAGAAGAACCGAACATCAAAGCGCTCATCCGCGACGCCCAGGAAGCGCTCCGCACGATCAAGCCCGCGGTGGACGACTTCCGCGCCACGATGAAGCGCCTCGAACCCGAGGTGGCCGCAGCCGTGAAGGGCGCGCGCCAGGCGTTCGATGGGGTGAACGACGTTCTGTCCCCGGAGAACCGCAAACAGTTCGCGGAGGTGCTGAAGAACCTCAACAGCGTTGCTGTGACCGTTGTCAAGTTCGCCGGTTCGCTCGGTGCGATCCTCGATACCGCCGAGAAAACCATCAAGAACATTGACGGCCGCGTGACCGAGGTCGGGCAGATCGTTGCCGACGTGCGGGCCGTGACCCGCCCGCTCGCGGCGCGGTCCGAGAGCCTGGTGAAAAACGTGACGGACGCGGCGGACCAGTTGAGCAAGATGATCGCGGAGATTCGCGGCATCGTGACCGCGTTCGGTAAAGAGAACGGCACGATTCAAAAGCTAATCACCGAGCCCGGCGTGTACCAGAACCTCGACGCCGCGGCCGGGTCGCTGGCCCGCATTCTGGCGCGCTCGGAGAAAGTCACCCGCGACTTGGAAGTGTTCGCCGATAAGGTCGCCCGCCGGCCGGAACTGATCGGCATCGGCGGGGCGCTGCGCCCCAGCGCGGGGCTAAAAGACCTGCCCGGCGTGCCGAGCTTCCGCCCGGACTGGCCCCCGGCCTCGTCCGCCCGCCCGTTCAGCGGACCGAGTTGGCTGGAACCGGCTCCCGGCGGAAAGCCCCCACCCGTGCAGGGCTATCCGCCATAA